GGCTAGGTCCCTCGCCCGTTCCACCGGGGACAGGTGATCGATGCGACGGCGATCGAGCCACACCTCACCGGCCTGGAGTTGCTCCAGACCCATCAGACCGCGCAGCAGCGAGCTCTTGCCGGAGCCGTTCCGCCCGAGCACGGCCAGGATCTCACCCGCGCCGACATGCAGGTCAACGCCGCGCACGGCAACCTGCCCATTGTAGCCGAGGCGAAGGCCAAGGCCTTGCAGGCGCATTTCGCCCTCCGGTTCTGTCCCTCCGGGGCGGGACTCTTGCCGCAGATGCCGCCGAAGCATCAACAAACCGGCTGGCCCCGGATCCATCGACACACCCAGCCGGCGGGCGGCTTCCATCTCCGGCAGACCGAAAGGCATGGACGCCAACACCACCCTGGGCTCGCCCCAGCCTGCCAGGCGGCCTTCCGGCTCCAGGTAGGCCACGCGATCAACGGTCTCGACCAGGCGGCCCAGCCGGTGTTCGCTGATCAGTGTCGTCAGCCCCATCTCACGGCGCAGATCGGCCAGCCAGTCGATCAGGGTGGCGGCCCCGAACACGTCCAGCTGCGAAGTCGGCTCGTCCAGCAGCAGCACCTGCGGCTGGCGAGCCAGGGCGGCGGCGATCGCCACGCGCTGCTGCTCGCCCCCGGACAGCCGGTCCAGCGGCCGGTCGCGCAGATCGCCAATATCCAGACGCTCGAGGGTCTCTTGCACCCGGCGCCGGATGTCGCCGGTTGGCAGCCCCGCCAGCTCGAGCCCAAAGGCAATCTCATCGCCGGCCGTCGAAGTGATGAACCGAAAGGTCGGTTCCTGGA
The genomic region above belongs to Anaerolineales bacterium and contains:
- a CDS encoding ATP-binding cassette domain-containing protein — protein: MIRIEHLTYTYPAAERPALQDVGFELQAGQGLLLTGTSGSGKSTLLWSMNGLVPHFYGGRFAGRVRVAGLDTRESLPPAMAAKVGTVFQEPTFRFITSTAGDEIAFGLELAGLPTGDIRRRVQETLERLDIGDLRDRPLDRLSGGEQQRVAIAAALARQPQVLLLDEPTSQLDVFGAATLIDWLADLRREMGLTTLISEHRLGRLVETVDRVAYLEPEGRLAGWGEPRVVLASMPFGLPEMEAARRLGVSMDPGPAGLLMLRRHLRQESRPGGTEPEGEMRLQGLGLRLGYNGQVAVRGVDLHVGAGEILAVLGRNGSGKSSLLRGLMGLEQLQAGEVWLDRRRIDHLSPVERARDLAFVPQWPAALLFAESVRAELDLTLTNHGLLGDPPVPPAELLEQLQLTQVAERSPRDLSAGERQRAALAAVMVAGPRLLLLDEPTLGVDPLAQRNLARLLSEWRRQGKAIVLATHDIEFAARLANRVLLLEAGQVVDQGPTAETLFRHPELQTALQRLTRRPWPASPADIPAGDGA